The following coding sequences are from one Canis lupus baileyi chromosome 19, mCanLup2.hap1, whole genome shotgun sequence window:
- the LSM3 gene encoding U6 snRNA-associated Sm-like protein LSm3 translates to MADDVDQQQTTNTVEEPLDLIRLSLDERIYVKMRNDRELRGRLHAYDQHLNMILGDVEETVTTIEIDEETYEEIYKSTKRNIPMLFVRGDGVVLVAPPLRVG, encoded by the exons ATGGCGGACGACGTGGACCAG CAACAAACTACCAACACCGTAGAAGAGCCCCTGGATCTCATCAGGCTCAGCCTGGATGAGCGAATTTATGTGAAAATGAGAAATGACCGAGAGCTTCGAGGCAGATTACAT GCATATGATCAGCATTTAAATATGATATTGGGAGATGTGGAAGAAACTGTGACTACTATAGAAATTGATGAAGAAACATATGAAGAGATATATAAA TCAACAAAACGGAATATTCCGATGCTTTTTGTCCGGGGAGATGGTGTTGTACTAGTTGCTCCTCCATTAAGAGTTGGCTGA